In Capsicum annuum cultivar UCD-10X-F1 chromosome 8, UCD10Xv1.1, whole genome shotgun sequence, the genomic window AACATCATCCAGAAAAGGGTATCAATACCTGCTGTGGTGTATAGTAAGAATAACAATTATAACAGGCTGGATGCATTGTTCATATAAGAGTTGTCACAGACTGGATACACTGTTCAAAAAGATTGGTAAAACACTATTGGACAGCATAAGAAAAGCATGTGCTGGGCAAATGAGTGTCAGGGAGATGCATGTGTCAAAGAATTACCTTCTTTGCCTTCTCTTCCTTCTCAGCAGACTCTCTTTTCTTATCCTTGGAACCCTAAAAGATCATGGCATAGAAGTATATCAAGAAATGCTTTAAAGATAACTGGCATCAAGCATGAACAGAGGACAGATGTCTCAAGGATTTCACCAATTTGACGAAGATTTCATCACCGGATTTCTTTGAGAGCTGCTGCATGGATTCAAATACTTTGGTGTCGACCTTCCTTTCCTCAGCAGTCTTAAGAGCCTGCAACGCCTTCCGTTTTTCTTCCAGCAACTTCTCATACTCTTCAAGGGTCATTTCCTATTCATTCAAGGAACATGAATTAGATTAAACATAAAACAACGAACAAATTTACCTGCATTCTCTAACTATAAATCATCTGCTGTGAAGCACTGACTGTGAACTGGTAACCTTCACCTGTAACTTCACCATGTCTCAAGGACTAGTTCTACACTTCTACCATATTTAGCACTACACTTGGAAAGTTTCACACAGTTCTGCTTCTACCTTTACGGCAACCGTTGCCAAAAGTGAAATACCTTAAAAAACACTCAAGTCTACTAATGATTTAAACACAAAGTGCAATTTCTAACTAAATGCAGTCGCAAGTGTCTAATTCAAATTTATTAGTTAAAGTTTCGTTTTAGTAATTTGTTATCCTATTCCTAACAACTACAATATGCATCCATAATGTTTCTTTAACAATTAGTCTACTGATGCGCAAGCTACATTTGTTGTGTAATGCACGCCTCTTTGACAGAGCCCATGACTTGAATCCTTGGTGCTTGCAAACAAGCTGCTGCCAAGAAAAGCAAGTTCCACCTATGTCACACATATAAGTCATAACTTCATAGCTCAAGTGCACCTTCACCAACATTATACACAGCATATTTAAAGACGTATCCTTTAATGAATTTAACCATGACCTAACCAAATGTACTGAACAAACAAGTTCCGGTTATGAAACATTCTTCTTTCAACCAAGCCCCAAATACGGAACCAAAAGACAGCTCCTCAAGCAACGCAAAGAACAATGTCCACAAGCTCCAATGTGCATTAGATATTTACTTCCAGATGATGAGGAATCATCTGATTATAAAAGCAAGGATGTAAATTTTAGACTTGCTACTTCCATGGCCCTTCAAAGCAGTAGGTGTTAAATTATGATTGCACAGACTCTCTTAAGCATCTGTTTCTAGAGCGGAGCATACAACAATAAGGCAACACAATGATCGACAAAGTTCAATTAATATTGTGTTGTGTATGATAAAGAAGACTTCACCTTATCTTCAGGCTCCTTGTCCTCAGCTTCAGCAACTAGATTTTCCTTCTTGTCATCTCCTGCTTCTTCCTCAGTGGAGGGTTTCTCCACATTCAGATTTTTCTCACCTTCATTTGCGACTTCACCAGTCATCCTGTAATAGACAATCCAACAAAATTCAACACCAACGTCTAATCAAATTCAATAGATAGAATATGCCATTATGTTCAAACTAGTTGGTTTAGGGCTATGTAAGAAAGTAAAACTCACTGAGTAACTTCATCTGCTTCAGTTCCCCAATTTCCTCGGCCAGCACCTTCACGCTTTATCTCACTTCTGCTCATACAGTGAAAGATAAGTACGACTGCTTtacaaatacaataataaaaaggCGAGGTAACACAGACAAGAAAGATACCCGCGGCCAGTACCACTGCGGCGTTCAAATGTCCTACGAGGCCGGTCCCCCTCAGGCATTTCTCCATTACTAAAACCACCTTGTCGACCACCACGGAAAGCACGGGGTCCACCATAACCACCACGTCTTTCAGAGGGTCTTCCTCCTTCCACATATTCAGGTGCAACTATGCCACCTGAAAATTCTCTGTTGCGAGGAAAGTTCTCATTGTTGGATGATTCCCTATTAAACCCACCTCCACCACGACCACGGCTGTAGCCACGTCCACCACCACTACCTCCACCACGTCCAAATTCTGTTTTTGCCTCCCTCACTACACAGTTAAAACAGAGAAGAaataagtacaaattttgaatactggcaaaagaaaaaagaggaaaggAACCATAAGTGCAATGATTATAAACAGAAGCCTAAGGCAGATTGAGGgacagaaaaaaaaaagtaactcaTCCGTACTATTATTTAAGAGGAAGCACTTAATTCCAGTCAATTTGCTAGCACTTTTGAACGTGACAAGCAACAAGCAtgagaaaatcaaaatagaataacAGAGAACTGGCTACAATCAGACATCTTGTATAGAATATAAAAAGTGAAATGCCAAGACCAAAAGGCTTGAATAACAGCAGGAATTGAATTCTTGCTCCTTCTTTTGAAGAGAGACCATAAATAAGACAAaaagcctttctacttcttcagaggtagaggtatggactgcgtacatcttaccccccagaccccactaggtgggaatacactgggtttgttgttgttgttgttgttgtataattttatttgtatatcaatAAATTACGTCTCAATCTTAAACTAGTTCCTTTTTGTTGGATCAATACCTTCATCCCAAACTAATTGGAGTGGCTGATAGGAGTCCTCTATACGTTCCATCTATTCAATCCAATACACATACTGCtaagcaatttaaaataatttaggaaTTCTACAGAACTAGATGTTCTTTAAATGCATACTTATCTTATCCTTACTAAGCATGAATCTTAAATACTTGGTATCATCTATCTGTGTACTTggcttcaatttttaataatttatttttacaaGGCACGGGTACGTTACTTCAACTATGTTAATACTCTTAGCAAAGTCGCATCAATCCTAAGATAAAGAATTCATCTACAATTAGTCGTGTGATTTTAAACATACCTAGCCCCCTTTTGCCACTTCTAATCACAATTATGTCACACCTATAGACTGTAACATTTGAAGGTCTACACAGATCATGATAACTTTCCTTTTGATAAATAAGCATTGACAATGCACCAAGTTGGTCTCATAGTAATTAGGAGTTGAAATCGAAATTCCAGAAAGTCGGGCAAGCTGATAtacataagaaaaaatatgagATGATAATGTTTTACTGATTGTGTAATCATCAAAGATagaaaaatgaaaagtttaaacCATGGTAGGAGGACATATTTTGACTCCCACcaaaaaacattagaaaaataattttatgcaGCTTAAATTCAACAAATGACTATCCGTGTGATTATTATCAGACAATATTATTTGCATGATACATCATTATTCCAAAACAGAGCATAGATCATTTAggacaccaccaccaccaccacacacacacaccatATAAGAAGTAGAATCGGAGAAACTAGCACTATTCTTTAATGGATCATTCACAACTTCCCTTTTAAACTAACAACAACTTTACCATGCCTATAAAAATAAATCACGTGCAAATACACAAATGAGTGGATAGCAATTAGCAGGGGCGGAGCTAGAAGCCCCAAAACGGGTTCGGCTGAACCCAATAGATTTTGCTCAAATTGTGTATCTATGTTAAAAGGtcattaaatatataaatgtatacaaatattaaatttagaaccCAGACAAGTACTCCCATAGTTAGCAAACACATCACAATTGAAAGATTGTTTCCCGAGGTACCGCTTTACAGACAACAGCTATGCATCAAACCCAATTAATGTTGGGGTCATCTGTAGGAATTTTCTCTATTCTTCCTAATTTAGCTGGGTTTCGTTTCATTTCATCAACAATGATATTTCTCTTATAAGATAAATTAACAGTTCATCGAAGTTCAGTCAAATCCTTTTTACTTCCCATCTGTTTCTCGCTACTCAGATTCCCTTAAATTTAGAAGCGGTTCCAGGATTTGGAAAGGTTATGGGTGCCATATTGCTTTAAATATAGACGTATTGATCAAATCGACCAAATATTAACCAATTTTCTACGCGGGAAAACTTCGTTGTTTATTCGTCTTTTCGATTTATAAAGATAAATGGATCGAACCAAGAAAATGAAATGATTATGGCAACTTATGtgactataaattatttcattaggGATAAAAGGAGAACCTTAAAGTtaagttatttctaattatagaAAGATAGTATTCTTTTTGTGATAGCCTAAAAAGAAAAGTGtgcacataaattgagacgggggaagtaatattttattcttaaaataaaaaggaagaaaaagaaaatcagcaaaaaaatttaaatgtcaacaaaaatcaagaacgtttacaacttggtatcaaatGAATAGATCGTGAATATAATATAGTAATACATCTATTGAGTATATGGTGCCTATCGCCTAATGGCTAAGTTGATAGCTCCAAATCAAGCTTCTCGTGGGATCGAATCTCCGTGAGAACCTATTTTtacaaaagaaatgaaaaagacaCAAAAATGAACCAACAAAATGTGTCATGTTGGAATAGAACTCGAGTCCGAGAGTCATAGAATTTGACCTGCTACCATTGACACCAAGCGCTACATTGTTACTGGGGGTGgcaatttcaatatttgtaatatattatataatacaCACATTATataatacacacacatatataataaatttCGACAGAGGCGTGTATGTACCGTGGCACCCCCGCCGTTACACGAGTTCATTCATAATATGCATTAATTAGCATTGAACGAGTGGTTAATGAGAGGATATTAAAATCTTCTCTAGGGTTATTCTGACCAAATTAATTGACCCTTTATTCTTCATAATTAACCATCAAACCTTACTCTTTATGGCGGGATATGCAATTAAAAGTGACAAATAAGTTTGTCAATTAAGTGGcggttcttcaaattttaaaaattaggtaaaagtgACAAATTTCtttcagttttttattttaatattttcgcTCCAACAACTATAAAAGTTGTTGGATAACTGTGCAAAGTTGTTGGACAACTTTGATAGCTATCGGGACAATCTCCAGTTGTTTGAGCAACTTTACCTTTTTAAACTTAATAATATTGTGAGACCCACTtgtcacttttaatatattgaagACCTGGGAGACATTCACAACTCACTTTTCACTTTATGGCTATCAATCTTCTTAAATGGGGCATCTTCACCAATCTGATGAGATAGCAATTTTTGACTCTTGTTCTTCCCCACATATTCTAGTAGCATGCCGGATTTTATTCTTATAGATCTTTATAGTTTCTGCACTCAGTACTCATTGTTTTATACTTGTTGAATCCACGGGACTGTGCCATTGACCCGCCTCAAACTATAACGAAGGTTAGGTGACCAAGTATTAAGATTTACATCAAAATTTACAAATAATTAACCATGTATGCTCGACTTTTGCATCGATAAACATTGATTGAaggaaataaaacataaaaaaagcaGAGCTGATTCTCACCAGCCTGAGTCGGAGGAGGTGGCTTCGTAGGGAGCTTCGCCGGCTGCTTCTTAGCCGCCGCCGCCGGACCGGATGGTTTCTTCGTCGGAGCAGCTTTTTGCTGGTGAATAGCAATGAGCTTAGATGGATCATCGGTGTCATCATCACCAAGCAAATCAAAGGGATTCAAATCCGCCATTTTGCAAGCACAACTACAATAACCCttccttcacttttttttttttatattattatatatatgtgtcaGTTCATCGGCATATATATATCCATTATAATAAATCACttgtaagattttaaaaaaaaaaaaaaaaaaaaaaggaaagtaggGGATATCGGTGAAACCCTAGCCGCAATGCACAGAGAGTAGTACACGATGAGTCAGACAACCTAATCTGGAAATATATCGTACTTGTTTGTTCTATGGAGCTCATGTgcttccctttttatttttagtttattttattttttatttaacacatttctttattaattctatgctttttatttattgttgttgAGAAATAACTTCcttcaaaatatcattcaaatGCCGTTAAACCTCTCTACAGTGGcaatatttattcaaaaaattatatttatctaAGCGTTTCAAGTTTGTTATAGAAAGATGTTGCTATATATGCATACTAATATTTGATATTCAGATAAACAAGAGTATGCAACATTAGAAAGAGCATGAATATAAGAAAGACAAATATTAGTAGTCTTTTTTTTGTGAAGTTATGAAATAATTAAcgtttataatttaaatatacttttttcttttaaattagatattcatatttgaaatttattatgTGCATGGCATTAATGATGATTAtcataaatattatgatattttgttttgTATATAACATATTTCTTACAGAATATTGCATAATATTTGATTATGTTGTTATAAAGAGTATTACATAGATTGTGCCATCATTATTGTTATAGGTAGAATATCGTTATAGAGGAGTaaaataaagcatgaaaaatcaGTTTCAGAGAAAATCAGATCATTATAGTAAAATCTTGTAATAACAAGTTGACGTTATAAATATGCCTGACTGTATGTTGTGCTACACTGGTGGTAcatttatgattcctaaattatATTGCGgtctatcaaaatataataatttgaTATGTTTACGATGATCGAAGAACATCTATATATGCATactaatgattaaaaaaaaaagtcgaaatgaataatgaaaaacacaatttaaatttcaggaaagctaaaaaaaaatagtaatattcTTCATGTATATTTTAGGTTTTGAtgaatattattatcaaatacaTGCATGTGAAAGATTATGAGTATACGATGAATAAACGGATAGTAGgtttccataaaaaaaaatatgagaaatcacATTCACGTAGAATTTATAGCTCTACGTCAAGGATTTCAGTTgataaaatttcagaaacaaCTCCCCATCGAAGTCAAATCAAACTCAACTGAGGTCAAGTAAATAAAGTAATAAAGTTAGTACAAAAGATTGCGGCTACACCACATATATAAAGGGGTGTTGCTAAAGTCTCTATTACAATAAACTGTCCTATTAAAAAAAGATTCAGATAGATCTTTCAAATCGCTGATTCTGCAAAAGATAGTGGAGTTGCAAAAATATGAACCTTCCTAAAAAAACTTCAACGTTGCTCCTTTCTTGACAAGTGCATCAGCAACCTTGTTTTATTCTCTATAGATATGTTGTACTGTCGGTCCTCCCAATCTAATTGAcattgaacttcattcatcaATAAACGGGTCATATAGCAAGTTACCTTTATGCAACATGTTGATGATTTCTTTGGAGTCAATGTTGATTTCTAGTGGTCCTGGGTCATGTTCCATAGCAAGTTCCAGGTCTTCCTTAAGAGCAAGAAGCTCCCTAAGATTGTTGGTAACAGAAGTGAAACTCTTGCTGAAGCCAATGACCTAATCTTCTTTACTGTTTTTTATTACTCCTCCACGCTTCCTTTACCTGAATTCCCAATAAATGAACCATCAATATTGAGTTTGGAGTAGTGGCTTTAGAGGGTGACCACTTAACCGAGATGGTGTTCCTAAAGTGGTGATAATATTAACCCTTAAGTGGTAAAATTCCACAGCTTCAGCATATGCAGTCTTAAAATTTGGATGAGAGGTTGCATTATTGGAAAAGTTGGTATTCCTGTGTTTTCAGATATGCCAGAGGTAGAAAAGAAGAAGTGTCTCTTAGGAGATGTAGTTATTATAATGAGTCTGCTTTAATGTCCTCCAAGTATTGCCCTAATTGTCTGTGGAAAACATATTGAGGTCTAAGGGGTGGTCATCACTGGCCTGGTGGATGAGCTCAATCTAAAAGGACCTAGTATGGGTGCAGCAAAGAAGATGTGATGCTAGTTTTCAGAGTCCTGACCACAAATCTTAACATTCTGGAGAAATGTTAATCCTTCTATGATAGAGGATGGCCCTTGTAGGGAGGCTATTGTGGTGGATTAACCATAGGAAGAACTTAACTTTATTGGGGATCTTAGCTTGTCAAATTCAGCTGAATGAGGTGTTGTTACTGCCCTGGAAGCTATAACCAACTTACCACTCTTATTAATTCATCTATGTCCTAAGTTGACAGGGTTGGAAAATCTCGAATGTGACATAACTTCTATTGGACAAACAAAGTAGTGGACTTATTTTACATAACAAGGACCCATGCAAGCTGCGTGTAATCAACTATGACGCTACTATTAGCACATGTCTTGACATTAGTCCAAGCTGATATGTATGTAATAgcctttaatataataaaaaagtgtCACTTTCTCTGTATAACAAGTTGGTTAGTGTTGACAATAAATGCTTAATCAATAGTAGAGACAACATTAATATAACATTTACACTAGAACATATCAATATTAGCAATATATAGTATCTTCTTTCGCTAAAAAACAAAGAGGTATGAATATATGCTAAATAAATAGATGTATACAAGGTGGTTCGAGTTAGCATCATcgtttaaaataatttaattgtatGAAGTATATCATATATGGCACATGTTAATAGTTACTATATAATCATACTTTCATTATTATCATTTACAATAACTCACTTAAATAATCCACTCATTTCTATTAACTCAACCAACATGCTTCAAAATTTAATTATCAGAGATTTTTCAAGTTatgaatacatattttttattagtCTAAACCTTATATAAATAACTACACATGATTTTCAGAGGATAGTTAGTGTGACATATTATATTTTAGGGACCTTTCCATATCTTTATATCAAAGGACAGGTTGACAACGTATTTGTTGAGGACGTCCTTATTAAGAGGAAGTGGCAGTTatattttcataaactcttgaacgATGCATTGTGATTGGGGACTTGAAGCTCTCAGAGAGGTGTTATAATTATGGCTCTTATAGGTGTATACAGTTTGAGGAGGTCAAGGATGTTATTCGTAGAATGTATAGGGATAAGGCGACTTGGCCAGACAAGATctaatgattttttgaaatagCACTAGCATGACAGGTATGAAGTAGTTGTCTGAGTTGTTTAACGCCATCTTCATGATGACGAGGATGTCCAAAACTTGGAGATGCAGTACGATGATTTCATTATACatgaataagggggacattcagagttacaacaactatagaggtatcaagttgttgagtcccATTATGAAGGTTTGAAAAAGGGTAGTAAAGTTGAGATTAAGGAGGATCGTAATTATTTTTTAGGATCAATCCAGATTCATGTCAGGTCACTCGACTACCGAGGTCATTCATCTTGTGAaaagattggtggagcagtataagGATAGAGAGAGGGATTTACATATATGATATTTATCGATCTAGAGAAGACGTACAACAAAGTCTCCTGCGAGGTTCTTGAAGGCTATATATGTTCCTGTGGCATATAGTAAGTTGATAAAAGAGATGTACGATGGAGTGAAGATGGGTGTAAAAATAATAGGATAAGATTTTGagcatttttttgttttgaaaggaTTGTACCAGGGATCGAATCTTAattcatttttatttgccttCGCGATGGACGTATTGATGCTACATATGCAAGGAGAGATAccatggtgtatgttatttgcagatgacgTAGTTCTAATTGACGAGACTCGGGAAGGAGTTAGTGATAACTTGAGAGACTTGAATACAAACCTTAGAGtataaagggtttaggttgaacAGGACCAAAACAGAATACTTTGGGGTGGAAGTTCCGTGATTTAACGTACGAGGCTGGCGTGGTAGTGAAGATGGATTCTTAGGACATTTGAAAGTGAGATAGTTTTAATTATCTCGAGTCTATAATTCGGGAAAATGTAAAGATTGACGAGGTTGTCACACACTGTATTGGTGTATAGaggatgaaatagaggctcgtTTCTAGACTCTTATGTGATAAGAGAGAGTCCCTAAACTTAAATAGAAGTtatatagagtggcagtccgaccaaccatgttgtatggagtggagtgttgatccataagaactcccacatccaaaaattgaagatgGTAGGGATGAGGATACTGTAATAGATGTATGTATGGACATTCCAGGAGGGATAGGGTTATAAATGAGATTATTCATTATAATGACTTCGGTGGAAGAAAGATGCAGAAAGCCAGATTGAGATGGTTCGAGTATGTGATGAAAAGGTGCATGGAGGCCGCAATATAGAGGTGTGAGATGTAGGTTTTAGATGATGTCAAGTAGGGTAGAAATAGACTGAAGATGCATTGGATGGAGGTGATTAGATATGACATGAAACAATTATAGTTTATTGAGtacatgaccctggatagaatGGTATAAAAAATGCAGATTAGGGCAGAGTATTGGTAGGTGGGAGTGCTTCACTATGCACGTGTTTTGTAATTTCTTGTTCgtgatttttttatattgtttgtGATTTTAAATAGAAAGTTTATATTACTACCCTATGGatatcttatttttgttattctattgGTGTGTTATTTcgtcttgtttttatttttattatattttaccgTCCTTTGTCCTGAGTTGGGGGCTAACAGAAACAAACTTCTTTACTTCATTTGATGTAGACATGTAGTGGTATGGATAGCACACACTTTACCCTTCTCAAaattcactgggtatgttattgacGTTGTTGTATTAATGTTATTATATTAGTATATTGTAAGAATCATAGTTTAAAATAAAAGCTCTTTTTAAAGGGGTCATTTCGAGGTTTTTCTCGATTGTTGTTGTATGGAGTAGTATTTaaaaggcttaagtcatcgacagaTACTTAAAGTTgtcccgaaaattcacttagacccctctaCTAAGGTTTGTACTTATTAGGCCCCTAACCCACCCGAATTTTATCCAATCAGGCAGTTTTTGCCTACATGGCGCTCCACGTGTATTTCACTCAATATGACATGTGAGGAGTGATTTTTTGATTAAATCACGAATAAAAACTTGTCAAGTGACACAAAGGGGcccaaaaattattaataaaataaattttcttaaaaaaaggcTCCCACCCCCATCCGATACCccccttcttcatcttcttctcccactttcttcctcattttttttcttaaatttaattctCCTCCCAtttttctacttttctctatttttgttcttagttttgaatttatgtttgaattcgatttgaattttttttgttcttaattcGATCTTATTCTTAATTCTTTTCCGCAATTAGTTTACCAAAAAAATGAAAGTTTTCCCAAAAAAATGAAAGTTCGACGGAAAAATGTAAATCTATTTTTTTccacaaatcaacaaaattataaatttaattaaaaaagaaaaattaaaatgctaTTTTCATAAATCAATAAGCTATTTCATCTTCCTCAATCCATTTTGAGTTTTCTCCATCTCATTTGTCATTGTAGAAAAGGAAaatttttgtagaaaaaaatGGAGCTACACCAGAGGATTTTTTTAGTACAAGACGAAGAAGAGGAGGGGGGCAGGGGgtgtttagttatttttttaaaaaaaaagagttaacgAAGAAGAGGAGGGTGGGGGACAGGGGCGGTGCGGGgggatttagttttttttttaaaaaaaatagttataattcttttttaattataatttaattagttatGGAATAGTTTTTAATTACTTTTGGATTTAATGCCAAATGTTACCTTTTAATTCGTCGTTTTTGTCACATTATCgcgtgtgtgttgcacacacttTAGCTTTTAGCTGATTGATAAAAAAAGGCCTGATTGGATCAAAATTTGGGTaggttaggggcctgataggtacaggtcttagttgaggggtctaagtaaATTTTTGGGACAACTTTAAGTGTCTGTGGATGACTTAAGCCCATTTAAAACTTTTCGTATTTTGTGTTCTTAATGCAtgcatcatttttaaaaaaaaaattgcactTATTCTTTTACTTTTCAAGGATCATTCATTAGTAATTATGAATATCTATGTTTTGGAAATTTTGAATCTTACTTTTATAGGAACAAATTAGAAaagttaaagaattttttttgggtaatTGAACTTTTTATTACAGGATATAGCATTTAAATAAGAGTAGACCAGTGTTGGACATAGCCCCAAACTTACGTCAATACTACAACCAATTCACTATCGAAAGTTACATACTGTTAGGGGTAATAGTTAAGTCTGTTCATGTGTCCTGCCAGCCTTGTGTACAAATTTTCGCTGCAATGAATATCTTGGATAATCTTCCTGATAAGCATTTCTTGAGTTACCGACTtcttctgaattttttttttgtttctctcaATCCATACACAGTAAACTGTGGTAGCCAGTATGATCCTAAAGATTTTTACATTTGTGTTTTGCCCTTTAGCGTGTGTTGATACCCATACTAACTCTACATCCCATCCCAAGCAAGGTCTGTTGATACCTTGCCATAGTAGGATCCTTTGCCAAATTCCAGCTGTGTACGCACACGTAAAGAATAGATGTTGATGAGTTTTAGGTGCTACAACGCAAAGTGAACTCTGCATATCTGTGTTAATACCCCAATTACTTAGCCTATCTTTGGTACATAACCTCTTTTGAATAGCTAAGTACGAGATAAAAATCCACTTTGGGCTCCCCTTGTTGTTGCACATTAGTCTCCGCCATAAAACTCTAGAGTGTTGTCCTTTCATTTGGTTGTACGTTTTTTTGATAGAGTAGGATTCTCTTCCCATCTTTTCATTCATATTAAGTCCAGCTTTGGAGATCCATTGGGTAGCTTGTAATACTTTCCTTACAATCTAAGATACTTGTTTAATCTCTACTTCCCACGGCCTCTTCCCCTTCAAATAGTAAGTATGCACCCATATAATCTACAATTTATCTTTCATCATTGCCAAGCTCCAAGTATGTTTCAGTATGGAAACTTTGTTCCAGAAGAATATATCGGTAATGTTAAGGTCACCAGCTGACTTTGGCAAGCATAATTGTTCCAAGGCTATCGGGTTCTTTCTCTTGGTTTGGATGTCACTTGTCCAAAGAAATCTCCTGCAAAGAGTCTCAATTTACTTTAAAACCTTCTTTGGCATAGGAAAAATCTGAGACCAAAAATCTTGGATTACATACAATGCATTGTGGATTAATTGCAGTCTGCCTGCATAAGAGAGGTATTTAGTAGTCCAGTAGGTGATTATTCCAATCATCCTATCAATAAGTGGTTGACACTAACTTATAGACAGTTTCTTGGGACTCAGAGGTACCCCAAGATATTTAAATGGCAGATAACCCAAAGTGAGTCCTAATTGTTGTATTATACTGTTTTGAACATCAGACGCTACACCCCCAAAATAAACACAACTCTTTGTTGTATTTGCTGTTAAACCAGATACTTTCAAAAATTATTGAAAGCAATCAAATAGTAGCCTAGCTGAGATTAAATCACCACTACAAAATAGTAGTAGATCATCAGCAAAACTCAGTTGCATAATGGATCTTATGACATCTTGGGTGGTAATTGAAGTCCGAGTTAGTGCTTAGATTTTTAAGCAGTCTTGTAAGATACTCCATTCCTAATATAAAGATATAGGGCGAGAGAGGATCT contains:
- the LOC107845346 gene encoding plasminogen activator inhibitor 1 RNA-binding protein-like; the encoded protein is MADLNPFDLLGDDDTDDPSKLIAIHQQKAAPTKKPSGPAAAAKKQPAKLPTKPPPPTQAVREAKTEFGRGGGSGGGRGYSRGRGGGGFNRESSNNENFPRNREFSGGIVAPEYVEGGRPSERRGGYGGPRAFRGGRQGGFSNGEMPEGDRPRRTFERRSGTGRGSEIKREGAGRGNWGTEADEVTQMTGEVANEGEKNLNVEKPSTEEEAGDDKKENLVAEAEDKEPEDKEMTLEEYEKLLEEKRKALQALKTAEERKVDTKVFESMQQLSKKSGDEIFVKLGSKDKKRESAEKEEKAKKAVSINEFLKPAEGERYYAPGGRGRGRGRGSRGYSGASTTSNVEAAPPIEDPGHFPTLGGK